One stretch of Mycolicibacterium fallax DNA includes these proteins:
- a CDS encoding DEAD/DEAH box helicase, which yields MTPDPPVPDPPVPAALVGDGAQLAALRARGADPDAVFAEFGEWAAAQGTALYPAQEEALIELVSGANVVLATPTGSGKSLVATGAIYATLAGGGRSYYTAPIKALVSEKFFALCAVFGAGQVGMLTGDAAVNADAPIIACTAEVLANIALREGADADIALVVMDEFHFYGDPDRGWAWQVPLLELPRAQFLLMSATLGDVGFIRADLTRRTGRETAEVGGVERPVPLFYSYATTPIHETIQELLDTGQAPIYLVHFSQAAALERAQALMSVNVASKAEKADIAEAIGGFRFTSGFGATLSRMVRHGIGVHHAGMLPKYRRLVEQLAQAGRLKVICGTDTLGVGINVPIRTVVFTALSKYDGTRTRLLNAREFHQIAGRAGRAGYDTVGTVVVQAPDHEVENLKQFAKVADDPKKRRKLVRRKVPEGMVPWSATTMDRLVAASPEPLRSNMRVSTAMILDVVDRPGDPFVAMRRLLTDNHEPRKRQLRLIREAVGIARALLQAGVLERLERPGPDGRRYRLTVDLPADFALHQPLSTFALAAIELLDAESECYALDVVSVIEATLEDPRQILAAQLKRARGEAVARMKADGIEYDERIELLDEVSYPKPLEDLLGHAFEVYLRTNPWAADGRLSAKSIVREMWERAMTFREFVSEYGLARSEGAVLRYLSDAVKALRSGVPAAARTDALTDIVEWLGELVRQVDSSLLDEWEQLTDPDRGPAAVTAPSPPRPLTANERAFTAMVRNALFRRVELFARGRWEDLGALDGDAGWPAQRWAELGAAYRAEHRDVGTGPDARGPAMLIFDRQPGRWRVRQILDDPAGDRDWGFEVEVDLAASDETGAPVLRLVEAGRAD from the coding sequence TGCGGGCCCGCGGCGCCGACCCGGATGCGGTGTTCGCCGAGTTCGGCGAGTGGGCCGCGGCCCAGGGCACCGCGCTGTATCCGGCGCAGGAGGAGGCGCTGATCGAACTGGTCAGCGGCGCGAACGTGGTGCTGGCGACCCCGACCGGGTCCGGCAAATCCCTGGTGGCCACCGGGGCGATCTACGCGACCCTGGCCGGCGGTGGCCGCAGCTACTACACCGCCCCGATCAAGGCCCTGGTCAGCGAAAAGTTCTTCGCGCTGTGCGCGGTGTTCGGCGCCGGTCAGGTGGGCATGCTGACCGGTGACGCCGCGGTCAACGCCGACGCGCCGATCATCGCCTGCACGGCCGAGGTGCTGGCCAACATCGCGCTGCGCGAGGGCGCCGACGCGGACATCGCGCTGGTGGTGATGGACGAGTTTCACTTCTACGGCGACCCCGACCGAGGCTGGGCCTGGCAAGTGCCGCTGCTGGAGTTGCCGCGCGCGCAGTTCCTGCTGATGTCGGCGACCCTCGGCGACGTCGGCTTCATCCGCGCTGACCTGACCCGGCGCACCGGGCGCGAGACCGCCGAGGTGGGCGGTGTCGAGCGGCCGGTCCCGCTGTTCTACTCGTATGCGACGACCCCGATCCACGAGACCATCCAGGAGCTGCTGGACACCGGGCAGGCGCCGATCTACCTGGTGCACTTCTCCCAGGCCGCGGCGTTGGAGCGTGCCCAGGCCCTGATGAGCGTCAACGTCGCCAGCAAGGCCGAAAAGGCCGACATCGCCGAGGCGATCGGTGGGTTCCGGTTCACCTCCGGCTTCGGGGCGACGCTGTCGCGGATGGTCCGGCACGGGATCGGGGTACACCACGCCGGGATGCTGCCGAAGTACCGGCGGCTGGTGGAGCAGCTGGCCCAGGCCGGGCGGCTGAAGGTGATCTGCGGCACCGACACCCTCGGCGTCGGGATCAACGTGCCGATCCGCACCGTGGTGTTCACCGCGCTGTCGAAGTACGACGGCACCCGCACCCGGCTGCTCAACGCCCGGGAATTCCACCAGATCGCCGGCCGGGCCGGGCGGGCCGGCTACGACACCGTCGGCACCGTCGTCGTGCAGGCGCCCGATCACGAGGTGGAGAACCTCAAGCAATTCGCCAAGGTCGCCGACGACCCGAAGAAGCGACGGAAGTTGGTGCGCCGCAAGGTGCCCGAGGGCATGGTGCCGTGGAGCGCGACCACCATGGACCGGCTGGTGGCGGCCTCCCCCGAGCCGCTGCGGTCGAACATGCGGGTGTCTACGGCGATGATCCTCGATGTGGTCGACCGCCCCGGTGACCCGTTCGTGGCGATGCGCCGGTTGCTCACCGACAACCACGAGCCGCGCAAGCGGCAACTGCGGCTGATTCGGGAGGCCGTCGGCATCGCCCGCGCGCTGCTGCAGGCCGGGGTGCTCGAACGCCTGGAGCGGCCGGGCCCCGACGGCCGCCGCTACCGGCTGACCGTCGACCTGCCTGCCGACTTCGCACTGCACCAGCCGCTGTCGACGTTCGCGCTGGCCGCCATCGAGCTGCTCGACGCCGAGTCGGAATGCTATGCCCTGGATGTGGTTTCGGTGATCGAGGCCACCCTGGAGGATCCCCGGCAGATCCTGGCCGCCCAGTTGAAGCGGGCCCGGGGTGAGGCGGTGGCCCGGATGAAGGCCGACGGCATCGAGTACGACGAACGCATCGAGCTGCTCGACGAGGTCAGCTATCCCAAGCCACTGGAGGACCTGCTGGGTCACGCGTTCGAGGTGTACCTGCGGACCAACCCGTGGGCGGCCGACGGCCGGCTGTCGGCGAAGTCGATCGTGCGGGAGATGTGGGAACGCGCCATGACGTTCCGGGAGTTCGTCTCCGAGTACGGGCTGGCCCGGTCCGAGGGCGCGGTGCTGCGGTACCTGTCCGACGCCGTCAAGGCGCTGCGCTCGGGGGTCCCGGCGGCCGCCCGCACCGACGCGCTGACCGACATCGTCGAATGGCTCGGCGAGCTGGTGCGCCAGGTCGATTCGAGCCTGCTCGACGAGTGGGAACAGCTCACCGATCCGGATCGCGGCCCGGCCGCGGTGACCGCCCCGAGCCCGCCGCGCCCACTGACCGCGAACGAGCGGGCGTTCACCGCGATGGTCCGCAACGCGCTGTTTCGCCGGGTGGAGCTGTTCGCCCGCGGCCGCTGGGAGGACCTCGGTGCACTCGACGGTGACGCCGGCTGGCCGGCGCAGCGCTGGGCGGAGCTGGGCGCCGCCTACCGCGCCGAACACCGCGATGTCGGCACCGGCCCGGACGCGCGCGGTCCGGCGATGCTGATCTTCGACCGGCAGCCCGGCCGCTGGCGGGTCCGGCAGATCCTCGACGATCCGGCCGGCGACCGGGACTGGGGCTTCGAGGTCGAGGTGGACCTGGCGGCCTCCGACGAGACCGGCGCGCCGGTGCTGCGGCTGGTCGAGGCCGGCCGGGCGGACTGA
- a CDS encoding hemerythrin domain-containing protein, translating into MPLLRDYTAEHERAVNLGGDAVRALDAGDSARAQDLAGRMAEELRAHWRGEEDGLFAALLGNDDVFAEFIEPLVAEHRELDAFLTALDLTRSADRERLRSEVFDLHEHIAKEEDSLFPASVTTLDGAEWDAAIDGWQRAHPGARLLGS; encoded by the coding sequence ATGCCGTTGCTGCGCGACTACACCGCCGAGCACGAGCGGGCGGTCAACCTCGGCGGGGACGCCGTCCGCGCCCTCGATGCCGGGGATTCGGCGCGAGCCCAGGATCTCGCCGGCCGGATGGCCGAGGAACTGCGCGCGCACTGGCGCGGTGAGGAGGACGGGTTGTTCGCCGCGCTGCTGGGCAACGACGACGTGTTCGCCGAGTTCATCGAGCCGCTGGTCGCCGAGCACCGTGAGCTGGACGCCTTCCTCACCGCCCTGGACCTGACCCGCAGCGCGGACCGGGAACGGCTCCGCAGCGAGGTGTTCGACCTGCACGAGCACATCGCCAAGGAGGAGGATTCGCTGTTCCCGGCGTCGGTCACCACCCTCGACGGCGCGGAATGGGACGCCGCGATCGACGGCTGGCAGCGGGCACACCCGGGGGCGCGGCTGCTCGGCTCCTGA
- a CDS encoding endonuclease/exonuclease/phosphatase family protein, giving the protein MKTLGRFLLGVIALLGTLVGALAVALHLWPVRWVPLVELAALVPVLIAAPVIAVLAGVLARHRLRLVVSVAVLAAGVGTQLPLFIGGDRPEPHLTVASANLMVGTGDVAGLAALVGAQRVDVLAVQELTPEAAAAVARSSIVVDLPHRFERPAAGANGSAIYSRYPLRDGAALDGFILENLSAVLEVPGHGPLRVLALHPVAPIGWPAAELSSPWWAAEQDRVRELLHALPDGPVIAAGDFNATWDHALFRRNLTAGFVDATRAAGAGWLRTYPQDRSYPPVVGIDHVLLRGLSAASVTSHAIAGTDHRVVVARVG; this is encoded by the coding sequence GTGAAGACCCTGGGACGGTTCCTGCTCGGCGTGATCGCGCTGCTGGGCACGCTGGTCGGCGCGCTCGCGGTCGCGCTGCACCTCTGGCCGGTGCGCTGGGTTCCGCTGGTCGAACTCGCGGCCCTGGTGCCGGTGCTGATCGCCGCACCGGTGATCGCGGTGCTCGCCGGGGTGCTGGCGCGGCATCGGCTGCGGCTGGTGGTCTCGGTGGCGGTGCTCGCCGCGGGGGTTGGCACCCAGCTGCCGCTGTTCATCGGCGGCGACCGGCCGGAGCCGCATCTGACGGTCGCCTCCGCGAACCTGATGGTCGGCACCGGCGACGTGGCCGGCCTGGCGGCACTCGTCGGCGCGCAGCGAGTGGATGTGCTTGCCGTGCAGGAACTGACGCCGGAGGCCGCCGCGGCGGTCGCGCGATCGAGCATCGTCGTCGACCTGCCGCACCGGTTCGAACGGCCGGCGGCCGGCGCCAACGGCTCCGCCATCTACAGCCGCTACCCGTTGCGCGACGGCGCCGCGCTGGACGGATTCATCCTGGAGAACCTCTCGGCGGTCCTCGAGGTACCCGGGCACGGCCCGCTGCGGGTGCTGGCACTGCATCCGGTCGCGCCGATCGGCTGGCCGGCCGCCGAGCTGAGCAGCCCGTGGTGGGCCGCCGAACAGGACCGGGTACGCGAGCTGTTGCACGCGCTGCCGGACGGGCCGGTGATCGCCGCCGGCGACTTCAACGCCACTTGGGATCACGCGCTGTTCCGCCGGAACCTGACCGCCGGGTTCGTCGACGCCACCCGGGCCGCGGGCGCGGGGTGGCTGCGGACCTACCCGCAGGACCGGTCGTATCCGCCGGTCGTCGGCATCGATCACGTGCTGCTGCGCGGCCTGTCGGCCGCCTCGGTGACCAGCCACGCCATCGCCGGCACCGACCACCGGGTGGTGGTGGCCCGGGTCGGCTGA
- a CDS encoding alpha/beta fold hydrolase has protein sequence MTVVLVHGNPETDAIWDPLVDRLGRDDVVRLSPPGFGAPLPDDFPATAPAYRDWLTAEVAAMGGPVDLVGHDWGGGHVMGLVMTRPDLVRSWVCDILGSFDPEYVWHDLAQLWQTPGTGEAVVAQMFGGTLDDRATGLTALGIPDSTARSIASGQGPEMGRALLALYRSAPNTAMAETGRRLPSAAARPGLAILATEDGYVGTPEMHRRSAALAGARVEVLDGLGHWWMLQDPDRAAEVLGRFWDSLD, from the coding sequence ATGACTGTCGTACTGGTGCACGGAAACCCGGAAACCGACGCCATCTGGGATCCGCTGGTCGACCGGCTCGGACGCGACGACGTCGTCCGGCTTTCGCCGCCGGGGTTCGGCGCCCCGCTGCCGGACGACTTTCCGGCGACCGCGCCGGCCTACCGCGACTGGCTGACGGCCGAGGTCGCCGCGATGGGCGGCCCGGTGGATCTGGTCGGCCACGACTGGGGCGGGGGTCACGTGATGGGCCTGGTGATGACGCGGCCGGATCTGGTGCGCAGCTGGGTTTGCGACATCCTGGGCTCGTTCGATCCGGAGTACGTCTGGCATGACTTGGCGCAGCTGTGGCAGACCCCGGGCACCGGCGAGGCCGTGGTCGCGCAGATGTTCGGCGGGACGCTGGACGACCGCGCGACGGGCCTTACCGCGCTGGGCATTCCGGATTCCACCGCGCGGTCCATCGCGTCCGGGCAGGGCCCGGAGATGGGCCGGGCCCTGCTGGCGCTGTACCGCTCGGCGCCCAACACCGCGATGGCCGAGACCGGCCGGCGGCTGCCCAGTGCCGCGGCCCGTCCCGGCCTGGCGATCCTGGCCACCGAGGACGGCTACGTCGGCACCCCGGAGATGCACCGCCGGTCGGCGGCGCTGGCCGGCGCCCGGGTGGAGGTGCTCGACGGGCTCGGGCACTGGTGGATGCTGCAGGACCCCGATCGCGCGGCCGAGGTGCTTGGCCGGTTCTGGGATTCGCTGGACTGA
- a CDS encoding HNH endonuclease signature motif containing protein, whose product MGSSAYADRDTVLAALAAAESAAAALAGCRLDGFTPEELLDVLARRQALAWAAPAFDHTLTAHLAATADPGVLGAASLKLVLAERLRISRRAAARRLAEAADLGPRTTPGGQPLEPRLPTVAAAVAAGAIGPEHVDIARDIYRQLPANLDPDYRQAAEADLAGLATQFAPEQYRTLATHLLTILDPDGDYQERARRAQRGLTLGPQRRDGMSALHGTLTPEARATLEPILAKLAAPGMCNPNDEHPCVSGTPSQEQISADQRSAAQRGHDALIALCRAVLAAGDLGQLNGLPVTVVITATLAELHAAAATHPDATPDWTNNGNNAEENSSSNGGADSTGARAPGGNGGDGDSGGGAGGGSCPPGSAVLGPAPALNPDNGWAITGGGTRVPMRDLLRMASHAHHYLSIFDGHGRALWLGRSKRLATADQRLVLFSRERGCTRPGCPEPFYRTQAHHLDPWTPKPGTTSPPQPGSRGDPTPEDAAGGNTNIDDLALACRADNNMADKFHWITIRNTDGHVEWIPPPALDRGQPRTNTINFPEQLLARYRNLRQTHPDQDLPPQDEPHWLDQAIDAHRRYDTDPTDTELTQQLILDNTPYPDDWNDPSTWQKIRPDNTDDTADDTEGDPGTSDDTDWADHPDRYDDTTDPGWYEDETTLTATELTNQPHPADPDAHTA is encoded by the coding sequence ATGGGGAGCAGTGCGTACGCCGACCGGGACACCGTCCTGGCAGCACTGGCCGCCGCCGAGTCCGCGGCCGCCGCCCTGGCCGGTTGCCGCCTCGACGGGTTCACCCCCGAAGAGCTCCTCGACGTGCTGGCCCGCCGCCAAGCCCTGGCCTGGGCGGCCCCGGCCTTCGATCACACCCTGACCGCGCACCTGGCCGCCACCGCCGACCCCGGCGTGCTCGGGGCAGCCAGCCTCAAACTCGTGCTCGCCGAACGGCTCCGCATCTCCCGCCGCGCCGCCGCCCGGCGTTTGGCCGAGGCCGCCGACCTGGGCCCCCGCACCACCCCGGGCGGCCAACCCCTGGAACCGCGACTGCCCACGGTGGCCGCGGCGGTGGCCGCCGGGGCGATCGGGCCCGAACACGTGGACATCGCCCGCGACATCTACCGGCAACTGCCGGCGAATCTGGACCCCGACTACCGCCAGGCCGCCGAAGCAGACCTGGCCGGCCTGGCCACCCAGTTCGCCCCCGAGCAATACCGCACCCTGGCCACCCATTTGTTGACCATCCTGGACCCCGACGGCGACTACCAGGAACGCGCCCGCCGCGCCCAGCGCGGCCTGACCCTGGGCCCGCAACGCCGCGACGGCATGAGCGCCCTGCACGGCACCCTGACCCCCGAAGCCCGCGCCACATTGGAGCCGATCCTGGCCAAACTCGCCGCCCCCGGCATGTGCAACCCCAACGACGAACACCCGTGTGTCAGTGGGACCCCAAGCCAGGAGCAGATCAGCGCCGATCAGCGCAGCGCCGCCCAACGCGGCCACGACGCCCTGATCGCCCTGTGCCGCGCCGTCCTGGCCGCCGGAGACCTCGGACAACTCAACGGCCTACCGGTGACCGTGGTCATCACCGCCACCCTCGCCGAACTCCACGCCGCCGCCGCCACCCACCCCGACGCCACCCCCGACTGGACCAACAACGGCAACAACGCCGAAGAAAACAGCAGCAGCAACGGTGGTGCTGACTCCACTGGCGCTCGGGCCCCCGGTGGCAACGGGGGTGACGGCGACTCCGGTGGTGGTGCCGGCGGCGGGTCGTGCCCGCCCGGGTCTGCGGTCCTGGGTCCGGCCCCGGCCCTGAACCCCGACAATGGGTGGGCCATCACCGGCGGCGGCACCCGCGTCCCGATGCGCGACCTCCTGCGCATGGCCAGCCACGCCCACCACTACCTGAGCATCTTCGACGGCCACGGCCGCGCCCTATGGCTCGGCCGCTCCAAACGCCTGGCCACCGCCGACCAACGCCTGGTCCTGTTCAGTCGAGAACGCGGCTGCACCCGGCCCGGCTGCCCCGAACCCTTCTACCGAACCCAAGCCCACCACCTCGACCCCTGGACCCCCAAACCCGGCACCACCAGCCCACCCCAACCCGGCAGCCGCGGCGACCCCACCCCCGAGGATGCGGCGGGCGGGAACACCAATATCGACGACCTCGCCCTGGCCTGCCGCGCCGACAACAACATGGCCGACAAATTCCACTGGATCACCATCCGCAACACCGACGGCCACGTCGAATGGATCCCCCCACCGGCCCTGGACCGCGGCCAACCCCGCACCAACACCATCAACTTCCCCGAACAACTCCTGGCCCGCTACCGCAACCTCCGCCAAACCCACCCCGACCAGGACCTCCCACCCCAAGACGAACCGCACTGGCTCGACCAAGCCATCGACGCCCACCGCCGCTACGACACCGACCCCACCGACACCGAACTCACCCAACAACTCATCCTCGACAACACCCCCTACCCCGACGACTGGAACGACCCCAGCACCTGGCAGAAAATCCGGCCCGACAACACCGACGACACCGCAGACGACACCGAGGGCGACCCCGGCACCAGCGACGACACCGACTGGGCCGACCACCCCGACCGGTACGACGACACCACCGACCCCGGCTGGTACGAAGACGAAACCACGCTCACCGCAACCGAACTCACCAACCAGCCACACCCCGCCGACCCCGACGCCCACACCGCATAA
- a CDS encoding DUF4262 domain-containing protein yields the protein MCWKCDNPDGTVEDYLDYLRGLIAGHGWAVQSVESRKMPFAYTIGLHGLGLPELLITGMASDVSCIVLNSIAHMIVDDGVLLEPSMHIDYEDRFLMEVTEVEHPDVHMPFAISLYGPRVRALQLVWADDRGHLPWERGWRRGRYGQPVLGVRADVA from the coding sequence ATGTGCTGGAAGTGCGACAACCCCGACGGCACCGTTGAGGACTACCTGGACTATCTGCGTGGACTGATCGCCGGCCACGGCTGGGCCGTTCAATCCGTCGAAAGCAGGAAGATGCCGTTTGCCTACACGATCGGGTTGCACGGGTTGGGCCTGCCTGAATTGCTGATCACCGGCATGGCGTCGGACGTGTCCTGCATCGTGCTGAATTCGATTGCCCACATGATCGTTGACGACGGGGTGTTGCTTGAGCCCTCGATGCACATCGATTACGAGGACCGCTTCCTCATGGAAGTCACTGAGGTCGAGCATCCCGACGTCCATATGCCGTTCGCGATCAGCCTGTACGGACCGCGGGTGCGAGCCCTGCAATTGGTCTGGGCAGACGATCGCGGGCACCTGCCATGGGAGCGCGGATGGCGGCGCGGCCGGTACGGGCAACCGGTGCTGGGCGTCCGCGCCGACGTGGCTTGA
- a CDS encoding DUF1906 domain-containing protein: MSESPESAHPRRAGTFSRRDALRYATALTAAGLGTAAAGLSAPTAAAAAPTLIDFAARQIPAADIRAAGHSGVINYVSTSRPGSNFGAKPITLPYAQSLHAAGLIVVSNFQYGKPGGTAPSDFTRGYAGGVADARTAWQLHTAAGGAKNAPVFFSVDDDINRDTWNNLALPWFRGINSVLGVQRTGVYGGYDTCRWAAESGVIGNSQVPGYRWAWQTRSWSNGQRFPAAVLYQHTIDTASTPGPLVGGIRVDVNDVMAQDCGQWNKHL; this comes from the coding sequence ATGTCGGAATCCCCGGAATCTGCCCATCCCCGTCGGGCGGGCACCTTCTCGCGGCGCGACGCACTGCGCTACGCAACCGCACTGACTGCCGCCGGACTCGGCACCGCGGCCGCGGGCCTGTCCGCGCCGACGGCCGCCGCCGCGGCCCCGACGCTGATCGACTTCGCCGCCCGCCAGATCCCAGCCGCGGACATCCGGGCCGCCGGCCACTCCGGGGTGATCAACTACGTGTCAACCTCGCGTCCGGGCTCGAACTTCGGCGCCAAGCCGATCACGCTGCCGTACGCCCAATCCCTGCATGCCGCGGGGTTGATCGTGGTGAGCAACTTTCAGTACGGCAAGCCCGGCGGAACGGCGCCGTCGGACTTCACCCGCGGATACGCCGGCGGCGTCGCCGACGCCCGCACCGCCTGGCAGCTGCACACCGCGGCCGGCGGCGCGAAGAACGCACCGGTCTTCTTCAGTGTCGACGACGACATCAACCGAGACACCTGGAACAACCTTGCGCTGCCGTGGTTTCGGGGAATCAACTCGGTTCTGGGCGTACAGCGCACCGGCGTCTACGGCGGCTATGACACCTGCCGTTGGGCCGCCGAGTCCGGGGTCATCGGAAACTCCCAGGTTCCCGGATACCGCTGGGCCTGGCAGACCCGGTCGTGGTCCAACGGGCAGCGGTTTCCCGCGGCGGTGCTCTACCAACACACCATCGACACCGCGTCCACCCCGGGCCCGCTCGTCGGGGGCATCCGCGTCGACGTCAACGACGTGATGGCGCAGGACTGCGGGCAGTGGAATAAGCACCTGTAG
- a CDS encoding DUF3297 family protein → MSQDQNADVPPNHLSIDPRSPFYSEEALLRGVGIRFNGAEKTNVYEYNVTEGWVRVEVPTAKDRRGNPMVVKLSGTVEPYFRQAE, encoded by the coding sequence ATGTCTCAGGATCAGAACGCCGACGTTCCACCGAATCATCTCTCCATCGATCCGCGCAGCCCCTTCTACAGTGAAGAGGCGCTACTTCGCGGCGTAGGCATTCGCTTCAACGGCGCCGAGAAAACCAATGTGTACGAATACAACGTGACCGAGGGTTGGGTGCGGGTGGAAGTCCCCACCGCCAAGGATCGCCGCGGAAATCCGATGGTCGTCAAGCTCAGCGGTACGGTTGAACCGTACTTCCGCCAGGCGGAATAG
- a CDS encoding IS110 family RNA-guided transposase encodes MPIVAEHYSFVIGVDTHAATHSFALINATNGGIIDQAVFPNSPAGFDRAYTWITHRINEKPTLVVIEGAGSFGAGLTGRVTNSGLPVAEPAAMPAAQRRGVGKTDALDSVRIARSVLAVDINRLRTPRADGQRVALRVLTVAREEMVAERTRAINALTALLRTVDLGLDVRKTLPHSQFKAIAAWRDRKEDPVIATCRQEAIRLAKRIVALDGELVDNRKSLDSLVEDVAPELCELPGVGSVVAACVLTAWSHPGRVRSEAAFAALAGTCPIPASSGNTLRHRLNRGGDRRLNRALTTVVIVRMRTHAPTRAYVARRRAEGRTTKEIMRSLKRYITRQLYRTLTVAHPVRATP; translated from the coding sequence ATGCCCATCGTCGCAGAGCACTATTCGTTTGTCATCGGAGTCGACACCCACGCCGCCACCCACTCGTTTGCGCTGATCAACGCCACCAACGGCGGCATCATCGATCAGGCAGTGTTCCCCAACTCCCCAGCAGGATTCGACCGTGCCTACACCTGGATCACCCACAGAATCAACGAGAAGCCGACGCTGGTGGTGATCGAAGGTGCGGGTTCCTTCGGCGCCGGCCTGACGGGGCGAGTCACCAACAGCGGACTGCCGGTCGCTGAGCCAGCGGCGATGCCCGCAGCGCAGCGACGTGGTGTCGGAAAGACCGATGCCTTGGACTCAGTCCGCATCGCCCGCTCAGTCCTGGCCGTCGACATCAACCGGCTGCGCACGCCCCGGGCTGACGGGCAACGGGTGGCGCTGCGCGTTCTGACGGTGGCCCGTGAGGAGATGGTCGCCGAACGCACCCGGGCGATCAACGCCTTGACCGCATTGCTGCGCACCGTGGACCTCGGGCTTGATGTTCGTAAAACACTGCCACACAGTCAATTCAAGGCCATCGCAGCATGGCGTGACCGCAAGGAAGACCCGGTCATCGCCACCTGCCGGCAGGAAGCGATCCGGCTGGCCAAGCGCATCGTCGCCCTCGACGGCGAACTGGTCGACAACCGCAAGAGTCTCGATTCCCTTGTCGAGGATGTCGCTCCGGAGCTCTGCGAGCTGCCCGGGGTGGGTTCGGTCGTCGCCGCATGCGTCCTGACGGCGTGGTCACATCCGGGGCGTGTGCGGTCCGAGGCAGCCTTCGCCGCCCTCGCTGGCACCTGTCCAATACCAGCCTCGTCGGGAAACACTTTGCGGCACAGACTCAATCGCGGAGGGGACCGCAGACTCAACCGTGCGTTGACCACCGTTGTCATCGTTCGGATGCGCACTCACGCCCCGACCCGCGCATATGTTGCCCGCCGCCGCGCCGAAGGCCGCACCACCAAGGAGATCATGCGGTCGCTCAAGCGCTACATCACCCGCCAGCTTTACCGAACCCTGACTGTGGCACACCCGGTGCGCGCAACCCCTTGA